The Dioscorea cayenensis subsp. rotundata cultivar TDr96_F1 chromosome 7, TDr96_F1_v2_PseudoChromosome.rev07_lg8_w22 25.fasta, whole genome shotgun sequence genome includes a region encoding these proteins:
- the LOC120265583 gene encoding E3 ubiquitin-protein ligase SP1 isoform X1: protein MIPWGGVGCCLSAAALYFLGRRSGRDAEALDSVTRVNQLKDLASLLDTACKVLPLVVSVSGRVGSDTPINCEHSGLRGVIVEETAEQHFLKHNDAGSWVQDSALMLSMSREVPWYLDDGTGRVYVVGARGASGLVLTVATEVFEESGRSLVRGTLDYLQGLKMLGVKRVERVLPTGTSLTVIGEAVKDDVGKIRIQRPHKGAFYVSPKNIDQLILYMGKWATWYKYASYGFSVFGIYLLAKHAVQFILERRRRSDLRKRVLAAAAQQNAEAGPNGTAENGAECKRDAQMPDLCVICTEQRYNTVFVSCGHMCCCANCSSRLTNCPLCRRWITQAIKAYRH, encoded by the exons ATGATTCCTTGGGGTGGAGTAGGATGCTGCCTCAGTGCTGCTGCGCTCTACTTCTTGGGAAGGAGAAGCGGCAG GGATGCTGAAGCTCTCGATTCAGTTACTAGGGTCAATCAATTGAAGGATTTGG CAAGTCTCCTGGATACCGCCTGCAAAGTTTTGCCTTTGGTAGTAAGTGTTTCTGGACGTGTTGGCTCAGATACACCTATCAATTGTGAACATAGTGGTCTGAGAGGTGTAATAGTTGAAGAAACG GCAGAACAGCACTTCCTTAAGCACAATGATGCTGGGTCATGGGTACAAGACTCTGCTTTGATGCTTTCCATGAGTAGAGAAGTTCCTTGGTACCTA GATGATGGTACTGGACGTGTTTATGTTGTGGGTGCTCGAGGTGCTTCTGGCCTTGTTTTAACTGTTGCAACAGAAGTTTTTGAGGAGTCAGGGCGATCTCTAGTGCGTGGAACACTAGATTATCTCCAAGGCCTCAAG ATGCTTGGAGTAAAGCGCGTAGAAAGAGTTCTTCCCACTGGCACATCCTTGACAGTCATTGGGGAG GCAGTAAAAGATGATGTTGGTAAAATTCGTATTCAGCGGCCCCATAAAGGAGCATTTTATGTTTCTCCAAAAAATATAGATCAATTGATTTTATACATGGGGAAATGGGCTAC ATGGTACAAGTATGCATCCTATGGATTCAGTGTATTCGGTATCTATCTATTGGCGAAGCATGCAGTTCAATTTATTTTGGAGCGTAGGAGGCGCTCAGATTTGCGGAAAAg AGTTTTAGCTGCAGCTGCACAACAGAATGCTGAAG CAGGGCCAAATGGAACAGCTGAGAATGGAGCAGAATGTAAAAGGGACGCTCAAATGCCTGACTTATGTGTTATTTGCACTGAGCAAAGATATAATACTGTTTTTGTTTc GTGTGGACATATGTGCTGTTGCGCGAATTGCTCGTCCCGCTTGACCAACTGTCCGTTATGTCGGAGATGGATCACCCAAGCCATTAAAGCTTACCGCCATTGA
- the LOC120265583 gene encoding E3 ubiquitin-protein ligase SP1 isoform X2 has protein sequence MIPWGGVGCCLSAAALYFLGRRSGRDAEALDSVTRVNQLKDLASLLDTACKVLPLVVSVSGRVGSDTPINCEHSGLRGVIVEETAEQHFLKHNDAGSWVQDSALMLSMSREVPWYLDDGTGRVYVVGARGASGLVLTVATEVFEESGRSLVRGTLDYLQGLKMLGVKRVERVLPTGTSLTVIGEAVKDDVGKIRIQRPHKGAFYVSPKNIDQLILYMGKWATWYKYASYGFSVFGIYLLAKHAVQFILERRRRSDLRKRVLAAAAQQNAEGPNGTAENGAECKRDAQMPDLCVICTEQRYNTVFVSCGHMCCCANCSSRLTNCPLCRRWITQAIKAYRH, from the exons ATGATTCCTTGGGGTGGAGTAGGATGCTGCCTCAGTGCTGCTGCGCTCTACTTCTTGGGAAGGAGAAGCGGCAG GGATGCTGAAGCTCTCGATTCAGTTACTAGGGTCAATCAATTGAAGGATTTGG CAAGTCTCCTGGATACCGCCTGCAAAGTTTTGCCTTTGGTAGTAAGTGTTTCTGGACGTGTTGGCTCAGATACACCTATCAATTGTGAACATAGTGGTCTGAGAGGTGTAATAGTTGAAGAAACG GCAGAACAGCACTTCCTTAAGCACAATGATGCTGGGTCATGGGTACAAGACTCTGCTTTGATGCTTTCCATGAGTAGAGAAGTTCCTTGGTACCTA GATGATGGTACTGGACGTGTTTATGTTGTGGGTGCTCGAGGTGCTTCTGGCCTTGTTTTAACTGTTGCAACAGAAGTTTTTGAGGAGTCAGGGCGATCTCTAGTGCGTGGAACACTAGATTATCTCCAAGGCCTCAAG ATGCTTGGAGTAAAGCGCGTAGAAAGAGTTCTTCCCACTGGCACATCCTTGACAGTCATTGGGGAG GCAGTAAAAGATGATGTTGGTAAAATTCGTATTCAGCGGCCCCATAAAGGAGCATTTTATGTTTCTCCAAAAAATATAGATCAATTGATTTTATACATGGGGAAATGGGCTAC ATGGTACAAGTATGCATCCTATGGATTCAGTGTATTCGGTATCTATCTATTGGCGAAGCATGCAGTTCAATTTATTTTGGAGCGTAGGAGGCGCTCAGATTTGCGGAAAAg AGTTTTAGCTGCAGCTGCACAACAGAATGCTGAAG GGCCAAATGGAACAGCTGAGAATGGAGCAGAATGTAAAAGGGACGCTCAAATGCCTGACTTATGTGTTATTTGCACTGAGCAAAGATATAATACTGTTTTTGTTTc GTGTGGACATATGTGCTGTTGCGCGAATTGCTCGTCCCGCTTGACCAACTGTCCGTTATGTCGGAGATGGATCACCCAAGCCATTAAAGCTTACCGCCATTGA